The following are encoded together in the Gemmatimonadaceae bacterium genome:
- a CDS encoding DegT/DnrJ/EryC1/StrS family aminotransferase has product MPVPLLDLRAQHAQIKDEVVRAMMQVVDDQLFILGQPVERLERAVAALSHTKHAIGCASGTDALLLALRALDIGRGDEVITTPFTFFATAGTIHNVGATPVFVDIDASTFNIATPDAAAAVTSRTKAVVPVDLFGQMSRIEELAAAMPNVPLIEDAAQTIGARRRINGTWVMAGERATIGTFSFFPSKNLGGYGDGGMMVTQDDEIATRLRRLRVHGGATQYFHDEVGYNSRLDALQAAVLEAKLPHLADWSSKRREHAAYYDRAFADVPEIRTPTIDAGNESIYNQYTVRADRRDGLQAYLKGKGIGSAIYYPLPLHLQPCFTYLGYREGSCPESERAAREVLSLPVYPELARSQQDEVIGAVRAFYGH; this is encoded by the coding sequence ATGCCAGTCCCATTGCTCGACCTCCGGGCGCAGCACGCGCAGATCAAGGACGAAGTCGTGCGCGCCATGATGCAAGTCGTCGACGACCAGCTGTTCATCCTCGGGCAACCGGTCGAGCGTCTCGAGCGCGCGGTTGCCGCGCTGTCGCACACGAAGCATGCGATCGGATGCGCCAGCGGGACCGACGCGCTGCTGCTGGCCTTGCGCGCACTGGACATCGGTCGCGGCGACGAGGTGATCACGACGCCGTTCACGTTCTTCGCCACGGCCGGCACCATTCACAACGTGGGTGCGACGCCGGTGTTCGTGGACATCGATGCATCGACGTTCAACATCGCGACGCCCGATGCGGCCGCGGCGGTCACCAGCCGGACGAAAGCCGTGGTCCCGGTGGACCTGTTCGGCCAGATGTCGCGCATCGAAGAGCTGGCCGCAGCGATGCCTAACGTACCGCTCATCGAGGACGCGGCGCAGACGATCGGCGCGCGCCGCCGCATCAACGGCACGTGGGTGATGGCCGGCGAGCGGGCGACCATCGGCACGTTCAGCTTCTTCCCGTCCAAGAACCTCGGCGGCTACGGCGATGGCGGAATGATGGTCACGCAGGACGACGAGATCGCGACGCGCCTGCGGCGCTTGCGCGTCCACGGCGGCGCCACGCAGTACTTCCACGACGAAGTCGGCTACAACAGCCGCCTCGATGCGCTGCAAGCGGCGGTGCTCGAGGCGAAGCTCCCGCACCTGGCGGACTGGAGCAGCAAGCGGCGCGAGCACGCGGCATACTATGATCGCGCGTTCGCCGATGTTCCGGAGATCCGCACGCCGACCATCGACGCGGGCAACGAGTCGATCTACAACCAGTACACGGTGCGAGCGGATCGGCGCGACGGGCTGCAGGCCTATCTCAAGGGCAAGGGCATCGGATCGGCGATTTACTACCCGCTGCCGCTCCATCTGCAGCCGTGCTTCACGTACCTCGGCTATCGAGAAGGATCGTGTCCCGAGTCGGAGCGCGCGGCGCGCGAGGTGCTCTCGCTGCCGGTGTATCCCGAGCTCGCGCGGTCCCAGCAGGACGAAGTGATCGGAGCCGTTCGCGCCTTCTATGGCCACTGA
- a CDS encoding nucleoside-diphosphate sugar epimerase/dehydratase produces the protein MATDPVVAQRAPATERVLGWLASKALRYRRLMVVTTHLVLVVASYWLAFVLRFDRMIPRAYWSLFVTTLWPLLIFRLGSFAFFRLYSGWWRYVGMRDMVALVKAIAISSALFTALLVFTGQAYQYPRSVIVIDAVLTLFFIGGVRFALRALRENRRPATGGPRLRRVVIIGAGDAGELLLREMHNNRGLGYVPVGFVDDDIRKTGFHIHGVPVLGTTESLGRLLETNAADELIIAIPSATREQIQAIVNRCLATRLPFKILPAIAALSGRVQMSQVRPVRVEDLLGRDPVDLDSAVVRGAIAGRRVLITGAGGSIGAELARQIATFDPASLTLIERSENALFLIEQELHRKHPQLDVRPAICDICESPDVARLFREARPEIVYHAAAFKHVPMMEAHVCHAVQNNVFGTRNIVEAAAQYGATFVLISTDKAVSPTNIMGATKRLAEQLVLSLADSRAHHFVAVRFGNVLGSNGSVVPLFSEQIADGGPVTVTHPEATRYFMTIPEAVQLVLQASALDEARDRIVMLEMGHPIKIVDLARNLIRLSGLEPDADIPIVYTGLRPGEKLHEQLTSETEETMPTRFEKIRIVKTGASRSLDHQLGHLWDLVVARDERGIVRKLQELVPEFSPQAALIARLRERSSSPSEPRQFTKGA, from the coding sequence ATGGCCACTGATCCGGTGGTCGCCCAACGCGCGCCGGCAACGGAGCGCGTGCTGGGGTGGTTGGCGTCGAAGGCGCTCCGCTACCGGCGCCTGATGGTGGTGACGACGCATCTGGTGCTGGTGGTGGCCAGCTACTGGCTCGCGTTCGTGCTGCGCTTCGACCGGATGATTCCGCGGGCGTACTGGTCGTTGTTCGTGACGACGCTCTGGCCGCTGCTCATCTTCCGGTTAGGCTCGTTCGCCTTTTTCCGGCTCTACAGCGGGTGGTGGCGATACGTCGGCATGCGCGACATGGTGGCGCTCGTCAAGGCGATCGCCATCAGCAGCGCGCTGTTCACGGCGTTGCTGGTGTTCACGGGGCAGGCGTATCAGTATCCGCGCTCGGTGATCGTCATCGACGCGGTGCTGACGCTCTTCTTCATTGGCGGTGTGCGGTTCGCGCTGCGCGCGTTGCGCGAGAACCGGCGTCCGGCCACCGGCGGTCCGCGGCTGCGCCGCGTGGTGATCATCGGCGCGGGCGATGCCGGCGAGCTGCTGCTCCGCGAGATGCACAACAATCGCGGACTCGGCTACGTGCCCGTCGGCTTCGTGGACGACGACATCCGCAAGACCGGATTTCACATCCACGGCGTGCCGGTGCTCGGCACCACCGAGTCGTTAGGCCGGCTGCTGGAGACCAACGCGGCCGACGAGCTGATCATCGCGATCCCGTCGGCGACGCGGGAGCAGATTCAGGCGATCGTGAATCGCTGTTTGGCCACGCGGCTGCCGTTCAAGATTCTGCCGGCGATCGCCGCGCTGTCGGGCCGCGTGCAGATGAGCCAGGTGCGGCCGGTGCGGGTGGAAGACCTGTTGGGCCGGGATCCGGTGGACCTCGATTCGGCGGTCGTGCGCGGCGCCATCGCCGGACGGCGGGTGCTGATCACGGGCGCCGGCGGGTCGATCGGCGCCGAGCTGGCGCGGCAGATCGCGACGTTCGATCCGGCGTCGCTCACGTTGATCGAACGGTCGGAGAACGCGCTGTTCCTCATCGAGCAGGAGCTGCACCGCAAGCATCCGCAGCTCGACGTGCGCCCGGCCATCTGCGACATCTGCGAGAGCCCCGATGTGGCGCGGCTGTTCCGTGAGGCGCGTCCGGAGATCGTGTATCACGCCGCGGCGTTCAAGCACGTCCCGATGATGGAAGCGCACGTCTGCCATGCGGTGCAGAACAACGTCTTCGGCACGCGCAACATTGTCGAGGCGGCCGCGCAGTACGGGGCGACGTTCGTGCTGATCTCGACGGACAAGGCCGTGAGCCCGACGAACATCATGGGCGCCACGAAGCGACTCGCCGAGCAGCTGGTGCTGTCGCTGGCCGATTCACGCGCCCATCATTTTGTGGCGGTCCGGTTCGGCAACGTGTTAGGCAGCAACGGCAGCGTCGTACCGCTGTTCAGCGAGCAGATCGCCGATGGCGGACCGGTGACGGTGACGCATCCGGAAGCGACGCGCTACTTCATGACCATCCCCGAGGCGGTGCAGCTGGTGTTGCAGGCGTCGGCGCTGGATGAAGCGCGCGACCGGATCGTGATGCTCGAGATGGGCCATCCGATCAAGATCGTCGACCTGGCGCGCAACCTCATCCGGCTTTCGGGACTGGAACCGGATGCGGACATCCCGATCGTGTACACGGGGCTCCGGCCGGGCGAGAAGCTGCACGAGCAGCTGACGTCGGAAACCGAAGAGACGATGCCCACACGCTTCGAGAAAATCCGGATCGTGAAGACGGGCGCCTCGCGGTCGCTCGACCATCAGTTAGGCCATCTCTGGGATCTCGTCGTCGCCCGCGACGAGCGGGGCATCGTGCGCAAGCTGCAGGAGCTGGTGCCGGAGTTTTCACCGCAGGCGGCGCTGATCGCGCGGCTGCGCGAGCGGTCGTCGTCGCCGTCCGAGCCACGTCAATTCACCAAAGGAGCCTGA